A window of Fusarium verticillioides 7600 chromosome 10, whole genome shotgun sequence contains these coding sequences:
- a CDS encoding hypothetical protein (At least one base has a quality score < 10), with protein MPPQRRSWVGCARCKSFKKKCSEERPSCQRCQTAGVKCEYGVKLRWGGRPFNRSPFGDCLSQNEGNVQRLDLNNKNFIYVSPSTPRPGPSKAVSPPPDQSIDEPEWITTSPAEEPESSQLVVSQRQMSMPPLTPSVEFFGHLSPLHRSGLQYFTERTVKVLAPHPQIFDELCELILPMAVFNEPLLQGIVALAATHRLATCKTSEEQSSQALIVAGFQALSSRSLCQKLSECDEDQQLIPLLATSRALFVCEVFASEPSPDRWSVHFRGARGLISRIQDKGLSQNPTDELRFLLRWFDMTESLVCLSMSDLAPEQPAIPSPTTLASDTDDEPVYIDMYLSRTKDLLGVFKEIARLIRIKNGGTTSETSLQGGQVEAEVWWLLNYLQSIIDRDQANPPPVMSIRGRVLSVAEVHEYRLSNQIWQLTGLLLIHRRLRHERRSSPLIQNLVNQILECAERLTLRDGLTPVTLLTPPLFFAGCDALGDDRPRIKTSLQGVSTALGLLNTQRALEILEQYWKADPGVDDDLADRSWPRICQFLPY; from the exons ATGCCACCGCAGCGTCGATCATGGGTTGGTTGTGCGAGGTGTAAGAGCTTTAAAAAGAAGTGCAGTGAAGAGAGACCCTCGTGTCAGAGATGTCAGACTGCTGGGGTCAAGTGCGAATACGGAGTCAAGCTCCGCTGGGGAGGGAGGCCGTTCAATCGGTCACCGTTTGGGGATTGTTTGTCACAGAATGAAGGCAACGTTCAAAGACTAG ATCTAAACAATAAAAACTTCATATATGTTTCCCCTTCTACCCCCAGACCAGGCCCATCAAAGGCTGTGTCGCCTCCTCCAGATCAGAGCATCGATGAGCCAGAATGGATAACAACTTCTCCAGCAGAGGAACCTGAGTCTTCTCAACTTGTTGTCAGCCAACGGCAAATGTCAATGCCCCCTCTAACCCCATCCGTTGAGTTCTTCGGTCACCTATCACCCTTGCATCGATCAGGCCTGCAGTACTTCACCGAGAGGACCGTCAAAGTTCTTGCGCCACATCCCCAGATCTTTGACGAGTTATGCGAACTCATCTTGCCAATGGCAGTCTTCAATGAGCCTTTACTGCAGGGCATCGTCGCGCTGGCGGCCACTCACCGACTTGCCACCTGCAAAACAAGCGAGGAGCAGTCCTCACAAGCGCTCATTGTTGCTGGCTTTCAAGCTCTAAGTTCCAGATCCCTTTGCCAGAAACTTTCAGAGTGtgatgaagatcaacaactcATTCCATTGCTGGCCACATCGAGAGCACTCTTTGTTTGCGAAGTCTTCGCGAGCGAGCCAAGTCCGGATCGATGGAGCGTTCACTTCCGCGGAGCGCGCGGGCTCATTTCTCGAATACAAGACAAAGGTCTTTCTCAGAACCCGACGGATGAATTGAGATTCTTACTACGATGGTTCGACATGACCGAATCGCTGGTCTGTCTTTCGATGAGTGATCTCGCCCCAGAACAGCCGGCTATcccctcaccaacaacccTCGCATCAGACACAGATGACGAGCCTGTATACATCGATATGTATCTTTCGCGTACAAAGGACCTCCTTGGGGTATTCAAAGAGATTGCACGACTAATCCGAATCAAAAATGGTGGAACAACGTCAGAGACTTCGTTGCAAGGCGGGcaagttgaggctgaggtctGGTGGTTACTCAACTATCTACAGTCCATCATCGACCGAGATCAAGCGAACCCTCCGCCAGTCATGTCAATACGCGGTCGCGTTCTATCTGTTGCCGAAGTCCACGAATACCGCTTATCAAATCAGATATGGCAGCTCACCGGTCTGCTCCTCATTCATCGACGCTTACGCCAtgagagaagatcatctcctctcatcCAAAACCTCGTCAATCAGATCCTCGAATGTGCAGAGCGTCTGACGCTACGAGACGGACTCACGCCGGTCACCCTGCTCACTCCGCCCTTGTTCTTTGCGGGTTGTGACGCGCTTGGTGATGATAGGCCAAGGATAAAGACTTCGTTACAGGGCGTCTCAACTGCTCTTGGACTTTTGAATACGCAGCGAGCATTGGAAATACTTGAACAGTATTGGAAAGCCGATCCGGGTGTCGATGACGATCTAGCCGATCGGTCGTGGCCTAGGATCTGTCAATTTTTACCGTACTAA